cagtttattaACTCTTGTTACTTCCTTTCAGATCTGCCTTCTTCCTGTTTTGCTCTGAACATCGCCCAAAGATCAAAAGTGAACACCCTGGTTTGTCCATTGGGGATACTGCAAAAAAATTGGGTGAAATGTGGTCTGAACAATCAGCCAAAGATAAGCAACCATATGAACAAAAAGCAGCTAAGCTAAAGGAGAAATATGAAAAGGTACACTTTTTAAAGCCAGGGTTGAAATTAGATATTTTCTAAAGTATGTTAGAAGTAGATACAAGTGGTAGAAAGTTGGGAAGTGTAGATAATCATGTATTAATAGCTGTCAGCTGTGCTTTGCACAACTTAGGCAGAACAAACTAATTGAGAAATCTTTCTTTTGACTGAAATCAGTGTTGTAGCACTGGTAGGTTCCTGCATAGAGACTCTTTTGTGGTTATATAGGCCTCTTAGTTTGAAAAAGTGGAGGGCCAAATGGGTTTTATGTAGGTAGATAAAAAATGTGAAGTtgaagggtgggggcgggggggtactAAGTGAGGTAAATGGATGTTAGTGAAAGTATTGACATTGATCTAATGCCACCCCATGGTTTGACATCATAAGCTTCCTAAAGCCTAGAGGGAACAAATGctgtcaaaaataattttttagacaGTTGCCAGGGTTATTGGTCAATAATCTTAGACTGTTTACACGTAGTGGTTTTCAGTTGAGAAATGACACCGGATGTTGATTTTCTTCTCTTGACAATATTTCAGGATATTGCTGCATACCGTGCCAAGGGCAAAAGTGAAGTGGGAAAGAAGGGCCCTGGCAGGCCAACTGGCTCAAAGAAGAAAAACGAAccagaagatgaggaggaggaggaagaggaagatgatgatgatgaagaggaGGATGAAGATGAAGAATAAAGGCTGTCCTGTAATGATGTGTGcggagtatgtgtgtgtgctctCAGGCAATTGTTTTGCTAAGAATGTGAATTCAAGTGCAGCTCAATATTAGCTTCAGTATAAAAACTGTACAGATTTTTGTATAGCTGATAAGATTCTTTGTAgagaaaatacttttataaaaaaaagcaGGTTGTAGCTTTTTGAGGGGCTACTACATACAGTTAGATTTTAAGGCTTCTGATGttaaatgtttctaaatatttaatggTTTCTTTAATTTCTTGTGTATGGTAGCACAGCAAACTTGTAGGAATTAGTATCAATAGTAAATTTTGGGTTTTCTAGActgttgcattttgtttttttaaaaaaaaattttgtaataaaattatgtatattatttCTGTTGTCTTTGTCTTAATATGCTAAATTAgctttcactttaaaaatacttaggGTCTGGAACCCTGTCAACTTTTTTGTATTTCTGCCTTATTGTTCTTACACACACCTGAGTTAGTATAGTGTTTGGTTAAAAGAAAGTCAGATATACCCAAATCATATCTACAAAGTGTTCTTTAAAAATCAGATCTGGAatttaaagaactttaaaattgTATGCAGTTTATAAAATGAAtggttttttgtggggttttttttgacatttctattcttttattaGCTAATTTGTCCACAACTCCGGgttatttttttaacagtttATCTTGAATAATATGAAGCAGAGGAACCAGTACAGTGAATCTATACCTATAAACAAATTTAGAAGCATTagtaaaagttttacattttctgATCTTGAACTATTCAAGGTAGAATACCTGGATTAATTTTGAGTTAAATCTTTTAGAAATTAGTGTGGTCTTAAGCTTTAGAATTCTGGGTAACCCAAGAAAGCAATTGATAATGAATATTGTGATCTAACAAGTTTGACTAAATCTCACTAGGATTTATACAAGAAAAAGATTTGAGAAATGCTCACTTGAGGAAGCAGTTTATATTTGAATTTAGGTATTTTGAATAGTTATCAGGCTATTAGAGTTGACCGTCTGTTGGTTAAATGTTAATAGTTTTATAGTAAAACCTGACAATCTTAGTCTCCTATCAAGTTTTAAAATAGAAGCCAAAATTCATATCCAACCATGGGAGCCTTGGTTGTCATGCCATATGTGGAATAAATATTTGGTAGGGATTTCATAAAATACTAAAGTTTTAATTAGAAGTGAGACATTAGTATAATGACCAGAGCAAATGGACTCAAGTAAAATCAAATCTCTTCATAATTGCCCGATACTAATCCTAATGGTTACAGATTTAAATGTGGAATTTTGGTGATCATAGAATGAAAtctgattttctattttaaatattttctcttgttagGTGACTTAACACTAAAAAATTGCTAATACTGTATATTTTAGAGACATAGGTCTGGATCCCAGTTCTATCAAATAGCTGCATGAACTTTACCTCTGAGCTTGCTTCTCCCCATTTGTAATTTGGGATTAATACCTACTTCACAgtgttttaaggattaaatgagaatgtTATAacggttttttttttgtttttatttaaactaaTTCATAGAAATGTTTAGTAGGAGTTTTTAAAATTGAACTACAGTAAAAGTCTTGTTTCCTTAATGATTTCTAAATCTATAATTAGGTGAATGAGTCAGACTTATCAGGTTCCTCGTTACCTTTTTTTTGTTACCTTTCTTTTGAGCTTTTGTGCCTGCTTTCATTCTGtcctttatataaaatgtttccaAGCTAAGAATGACTTGATCAAGAGCTGCTCCAAAATAAGCTCAGGGTTTCAAATGAGTCATGTTTGGTATTTTGTAAGGATGGATCAAAATTTCAAATCCTTCTAAAGATTAGATCAGTTAAGTTTCCAAGATTAGGTGACTTCAAGGAGTTATATTGGAAAGTACTGAAATAGTAAAAAGAATGAGGTCCTATCCCAGACTAGTGTGTACTTGGGAGGTATGTTTATGAAGAcccctttttcccttttattgaataggtaatatcttttttttttttttaaatatattttattgattttttacagagaagaagggagagagatagagagttagaaacatcgatgagagagaaacatcgatcagccgcctcctgcacatctcctactggggaagtgcccgcaacccaggtacatgcccttgaccggaatcgaacctaggacctttcagtccgcaggctgacgctctatccactgagccaaaccggtttcggcgaatagGTAATATCTTAATGGTACAAAATGTGAAAGGGCTATGTATTGGATAGTTTATATCCTTGATTACCAGCTACATGATTCTCCCAGAAGGCAATCCCAATAATGCAATAATACATCCTTTAACATAATAGGTCTGTATATTAATATTCCATAAATTGAAGCTtactatatacactgagtggccagataattatgaccacctgacgtttgtaggcaagttagctataattttgcgctgaagttgctagagggccagaccattataaatagggaagcaggtcgtttaccacgacagtagaagtgatttttttctggagatatgggtaaacaagatttaacagcttttgaatgtgggatatatttaaacgtgagtggccagattatgaccaccccatcagtacttcattgggccacattttgccttcaatactgcggcgattcctcttggcattgactccatgagatgttgaaaggtgagcGAGGAATccgacaccatgcctgatgaacagcactgtccagttctgagagatttgatggttgtggaaccagctgcctgatggctcttttttaaaaaaaatatattttattgattttttacagagagggagagggacagagagctagaaacatcaatgagagagaaccatcgatcagccgcctcctgcacaccccccaccgggcatgtgccgcaaccaaggtacatgcctccaacctgaatcgaacctgggaccccctcagtccgcaggccaacgctctatccactgagccaaactggtcagggcctgatggctcttttaacttcgtcccacaaatgctcaattggattgagatctggtgattgtgggggccacctaagaaaggtaaagtctccctcatgttcttgaaacccctcctgcacaatatgagcaccgtggcatggtcattgtcttgttggaagaagccatctccattgggatacgccatcaacatgataggatgaacctgatcagcaataatacttaggtatgttgtgctattcagacgttgttccacacgaattaaagggcccaaatcatgccaggaaaacatgccccaaaccataacactgcccccaccagcttgaagggttgtactcatgcatgtggggtgcatgctttcatgctgtttctgccaaattctcactctgccatctgcatgatgcaactggaaacgtgattcattggaccacatgacttttttccaatgctcgactgtccaatccttgtgttcctgtgcgaattggagacatttatcttggtaactgcagacagctaaggtgttcgaacaggctttcggcttccatatcccattaAATGCAGtgtatagctaatttgcctacaaacgtcaggtggtcatactAATCTCCCACAtttaaaggctgttaaattgcgttgtttacccatatcttcagaaaaaaaaaaatcacttctactgtcgtggtaaacaacctgcttccctatttataatggtctggccctagtaacttcagcacgaaattatagctaatttgcctacaaacgtcaggtggtcataataatctggccactcagtgtatagtcCACAACAATGAATGTTAGCTTACCCATTTCCTCATCTCAGTAATGTAATAGTTCTCAAACTTAATCTTTGCTACTCTGACACATTAAAAATGGTTCCTATTAGGAATTTAGCTTATAATTGTTTAAGAGCCATTTGTGTTTCCTGTGGTTTTCTGTCTCATTGGTCTTTTATTGATAATTTGTGGGAATTAAGGAAAATAACCCTTTGTGACAtgcattgtaaatatttttgtctttgttgtttgtttatgaTGCTTTTATCatgcaaagatttatttttatgtaggcAAATTTATTTAGTGGCCTTGGGAGGCCTTCCCCActcaaatattataaaaactgtctgttttctttaagaaaattatttgattCAATATTTGATCCTTCAGGAATTAATTTTGGTGCAAGGACTGAGGTAGGGCTCAAATTCATTTCTATATAGCTGCTGCTTCTGGTCTTTTAGTCCATAAAAACAGGATGCTGGGTTAGCAGATCCTAAGAACTTTTACATTTCAAAGCAGTCACTTGCAAACTTGCTCAGGTGACAGTGTGCCTTTTGTGTTAAGTGCTTTGCTTTGTCTTAGGATAGTACAAATAGAACATTATCTTAAATCTGGCTTTCTATTACTATATATGCCactgaaagtgtttttacaaaGCAGCAATGATTTTATTTCTTGGGGAATAGCAAGAAGAAAGCTAAAGGAGCTGTGTTGCCACTGTATAACATTCAgtccctttaaaataaaacacatctcTGGAAATCAACCATTTGTGGACTACTTCTCATGAGATTCCTATTGGAAACTATGGATGAGGTGAAGTGAGGAGCAAGAAAGTAAGCTCTATGAGGacagttaattttttatttttgtatactgGGGTCTCCTCTTACCTGGTTTCACTTTCGAAGTTTCAGTTACCTTTGGTCAAaagtattaaatggaaaattccagaaataaataattcataagttttaaattgcactccattatttaaaaataatgtttttactgttgatagtattacagatatatcccattttcccccctctacccccctcctcccaggccctaagccccccacctccaccagaTTTCACCACCTTATTGCtcgtgtctatgggctatgcgtataagtatataagttctttggtttatctcttctcgtccctCCAACCCCACATCAAAGTATGTCACAgtatgtcaatctgttccatgcctccatgctttgggtcttattttgtttgtcaattcattttgttcattaaatttcacaaattagtgagatcatgtgatatttgactTTCTCAGAttatcttatttcacttagaaaaatTGTCtacaagtccatccatgctgtcccaaaaggtaagagatccatcttttttatagctgcatagtattccattatgtaaatgtcccacagctttttttatccactcatctactgatgggcacttgggctgtttccgtatcttagctattgtaaattgttttGCTATGAACacgggtgcatatattctttctgcttGATGTTTTGGGGagttaggatatattcccagaagtgggatcgctagttcaaaggaagttccatttttaattttttgaggaaactccatactgttttctatagtgctgtaccagtttgcattcccatcagcagtgaactagtgttccctttttcttttctttttaaaaatattttattgattttttacagaaaggaagggagaaggatagagaattagaaacatcgatgagagagaaacatcggtcagctgcctcctgcacactccccactggggatgtgcccgcaaccaagaattgaacctgggacccttcaggcctcaggctgacactctatccactgagccaaaccagttagggctagtgttccctttttctctgcatccttaccagcacttgttgattttttgatgatagccattctggcaggtgtgaggtgatatcttattgtggttttaatttgcatttctctgataattagtattttttcataagtctcttggccatttgtatgtccttttcagagaaatgtctattcaggtcttctgcccaatttttaattggattgtttgtcttccttttgtttagttgtatgagtactttatatattttggagattaaccccttatcagatatatcattggcaaatgtgttttcCTTACAGtgggttcctttttcattttgatggtggtttcttttgctgtgcagaaactttttattttgatggaatcccatttatttactttctccTTGATTTCCTTTGCCCGAGGAGATGTGTAgcaaaaattctgctatgtgaaGTGTCTGAGATGCCATTGCCTatgttttctaagatttttatggtttcatgccttacatttaagtcttttatccatcttgagtttattcttgtgtatggtgtaagttggtggtctagtttcatttttttgtatgtgtctgtccagtttttccagcaccgtttgttgaagagactgtctttactccattacatgttcttacctcctttgtcaaatattaattgacagTGTGGATTTAGTATCTGGcgtctctgttctgatccattggtctgatgcctgttcttgtgccagtagcaggctgttttggttataatggctttgtaatatagtttgatatctagtattgtgatccctctaacttcattcttctttctcaagattgctgcacctttttggggtcttttatggttccatataaatttttggagtatttgttctagttctgggaaatctgaattgtaaatattagcaaTGAATTCAAATGTCCAAAGAAAACATGTCTACAGGTAAAATTCTGCCTAAGGTTCACCAATTTGCCCCTTTTATAAATTGAATAGTATAggtgaatataaaattattaatatttacttGAGATAGGGTTGTTGAGAAAAGTTTATGTATGCCTTCCAGCTAAACATTGTTTTTATAGTTGTCTAAGACACTCTCCTGCCCTGACTGGAAACTCACCTATCTTCTTATCCTGtagtaaacataaacatagaCATTGTTTCTGAGGTTGTAATGGAATTTCCTTGTGCTCCTGGGCCTTTTTTCTTCAGGATTTACAGTGCAGACTTCTCTTTTAGTGAGCCTCATCTGGGACTTACATCTATAGCATAGTGAGTGGCTCAGGCCCAACCAGCATGGTTCAGCAGTTGGGcgttacctatgaaccaggaggccgaggttcaattccaggtcagggcacatgcccaggttggggcttgatccccagtggggagcatgcaggaagcagctgattctctctcatcattgctgtttttatctttctctccctctcctttcctctctgaaatcaattaaaaaaaaaagtggctcaGGAGCACAATTAGGTTgccacattaaaaggaaaaaaatttttttaaagcaatatgtAGCATCAAATTTTGGAACTAGAAATGAGCATTATATCAATTGGACCCGTCTTTTTCAGGGAGACATGGCGGTCAACTAGTTCAATGTCCTAGGACAGCTGGTAAGAGATAGTCaaacattaattcattcaaatttATGTGCTATTCTTTAATTCTCCACATTTTTTCTAATCAAGATGGGATCGCTtatacaaagaaaaaatgaaaaaaacacatacaaaaggGAAAACAAGGTTATGAAAGAAATTAAGAGTAAAGTGATAAAGCTCATACCTGGGAATCAGGTCAGAGTTGGGCTCTGTTTCTTTTTGGTTCAGTAACATCAGACAAGTCATGTAACctttcagtttccccatctgtaaaatgagaattttttttagtattaaaTAAGGCATTGCATTTAAAACACTCGTCCTATTGGCCAGAAATAGTAAATacccaataaatattagtttaagAAAATATACCAATATGTATGGGTTAATATAGTTTTATGATCAGAATATTAGATTTAGTTCTGAGATTCTTGACAGTCAAGGTGGAGAGGAAAACTGCAGTTAACATAGAAAACACTGATAGAAATTCATCCCACAGGGTTCTGAGGACATGGAATATTAGAGTTGTTTATGACTTTGGCTCCAATACTAAATTTGTAAGCTTGGACAAGTTTATTTAACCTCTCTACCACATATAAATGTGTGACTGGATGTTTAATTTTAGTTGCTTTTGATTTCACAGAAAAGTGTTTGTTGAATAGTCTTTTGGGAATTGTCTTTGTCCCTCAACAGTATCTTACTGACTTATATATGTTCACTCATAATCATTCCATTGTATGATTATACCACAATTTGTCCAGTGCCATACAAACTTCCGTGCAGTTCTCCTGGTGGTCAAGTGCACTCCCCTTCAGTAACCTCTCCTGTAAATTCCAGCTGTCTCAGCGGCCCCAAACTCACTCTTCACCTTAGTGGTATGACCACTGTTTGAGCTCCACTTTCCTGTACCATGTTTGGTAGACAGACATGGTGAACCTGGGGTTCACCTGCTGTGCTTCCCTTCTCTCAAGTATCTCAGTCGGCTTTGCCTGTTATACAACTCCTGAAAACAGTTGCCCCGtatattttgtccagttttatAGTTGTTTAGGACAGGAGTATGTGTCCAATACTCATTGCTATGTATGGGCAGACTTGGAGGTATGTTGATCTCTATTTTTTACTGAAAGTTTTAGTTTTGCTTTATGCATTTAATTGTTAATACAGATAGCGTTTACTTGCTCATATCAAAAGCCTGAGacaaatttcataatttaaagaaTACATTCTTCAAGATGCACTTAATTTTATCCAAGTGTTCAATTGGACCACTGAGATTACATCCTACACATGCTATATGAATGGTGTGATAAACACTTTATTCCCTTATTGAACACTAGGTCACTCCCAGTTTAAGAGGAAGCTTAACATCTAAACTTCATTTCTTCActtgtaaagtggggataataatatctCATATATGAAgcacagttacacacacacacacacacacacacacacacacacagcctttatAGAAGGTCTGCAATGTAGCTGTCTTAAATCTGATAGACAGACTTTAAAACTCTGAAATGAggtaataatagctaacatttatattACCCTGAATATATGCAAGAACTATTATAAGTACTTTACGTACATAACTTATTCAATCCtagtaacaatcctatgaaatCAGCACTATTATTTCCCCATCTTACaaaagggaaaactgaggcatagaggttaaataacttatccAAAGTCAAACAAGTAATTTGTAGTGGAGTAGGGATTCCAATACAAAGTAC
The sequence above is a segment of the Myotis daubentonii chromosome 5, mMyoDau2.1, whole genome shotgun sequence genome. Coding sequences within it:
- the HMGB2 gene encoding high mobility group protein B2, which encodes MGKGDPNKPRGKMSSYAFFVQTCREEHKKKHPDSSVNFSEFSKKCSEKWKTMSAKEKSKFEDMAKSDKARYDREMKNYVPPKGDKKGKKKDPNAPKRPPSAFFLFCSEHRPKIKSEHPGLSIGDTAKKLGEMWSEQSAKDKQPYEQKAAKLKEKYEKDIAAYRAKGKSEVGKKGPGRPTGSKKKNEPEDEEEEEEEDDDDEEEDEDEE